A genomic segment from Phragmites australis chromosome 6, lpPhrAust1.1, whole genome shotgun sequence encodes:
- the LOC133920322 gene encoding protein PHOSPHATE STARVATION RESPONSE 2-like isoform X1, whose product MGTAYSHTSTMNQLHNTRVPTCISSPTVLLPAPSEVTFLSCPERRPSYVDSELPGSSITSFGASVAASNALQSTCALASHFTSGLHTINESPNNGMLSSGSDATEPSDPDIPLPSMHSSFKGDSSSLTMAFPKVSEQISWNQEPLQGVFDYPTNLDFSDQQNPTTVGQQIQDSITVNPSTHLAKQNEWFPSGSSVQFLGSAGSVLEAVDAITATPQNYCYCHTQSSMPDPFNCDAYCADNLPSSNTTPTKSRIRWTPELHERFVDAINKLGGSEKATPKALQKVMKVEGLTIYHVKSHLQKYRAVQHRSQSSDGACAKRSSQTDEVSLLQLKGTGSIEGLRTQIGLQKQLHEQLEIQRKLQLQVEEHSKYLEMIIAKQSESLKKLGALPGFRDQSQPVLGDSKACEERTVCTNSAELLGK is encoded by the exons ATGGGTACTGCATACAGCCATACATCAACCATGAATCAGCTTCACAATACAAGAGTTCCTACATGTATTTCATCACCTACAGTTTTATTGCCAGCACCCTCAGAAGTGACATTTCTTAGTTGTCCAGAGCGTAGACCATCTTATGTTGACAGCGAGCTGCCTGGTAGTTCTATCACCTCATTCGGTGCTTCTGTGGCAGCAAGTAATGCCCTCCAGTCAACGTGTGCGTTAGCTTCTCACTTTACCTCAGGTCTTCATACCATCAATGAATCACCTAATAATGGGATGCTTTCTTCTGGATCAGATGCTACTGAACCATCAGATCCTGACATTCCATTGccatcaatgcactcatcattCAAGGGTGACTCAAGTTCACTAACGATGGCTTTTCCGAAAGTATCTGAACAGATTAGTTGGAACCAAGAACCACTCCAAGGAGTATTTGATTATCCAACAAATCTTGATTTCTCCGATCAACAAAATCCGACCACTGTTGGCCAACAAATTCAAGACAGCATTACAGTGAATCCTAGCACCCACCTTGCAAAGCAAAATGAGTGGTTTCCATCTGGGAGTTCAGTGCAGTTTCTAGGATCTGCTGGATCTGTGCTGGAG GCAGTTGATGCTATAACTGCAACACCGCAAAATTATTGTTATTGCCATACACAGAGTAGCATGCCTGATCCTTTCAACTGTGATGCATATTGCGCTGATAATCTCCCCTCTTCGAACACCACTCCAACCAAGTCAAGGATACGCTGGACACCTGAGCTCCATGAGCGGTTTGTTGATGCTATTAACAAGCTGGGTGGAAGTGAAA AAGCAACTCCAAAAGCTCTCCAGAAGGTTATGAAGGTCGAAGGGTTAACTATATACCATGTAAAAAGCCATCTACAG AAGTACCGTGCAGTTCAACATCGATCTCAATCATCTGATG GCGCATGTGCAAAGAGAAGCAGCCAAACTGATGAGGTTTCCCTTCTACAATTGAA AGGCACGGGGAGCATTGAAGGATTAAGGACACAGATTGGCTTGCAGAAACAACTTCATGAACAACTTGAG ATCCAAAGAAAATTGCAGTTGCAAGTTGAGGAACACAGCAAGTACCTTGAAATGATAATTGCAAAGCAGAGTGAAAGCCTAAAAAAGCTCGGAGCATTACCAGGTTTTCGAGATCAATCCCAGCCGGTTTTGGGTGACAGTAAAGCATGTGAAGAACGGACGGTATGCACTAATTCAGCAGAACTActgggaaaatga
- the LOC133920946 gene encoding large ribosomal subunit protein uL14: MSKRGRGGSAGNKFRMSLGLPVAATVNCADNTGAKNLYIISVKGIKGRLNRLPSACVGDMVMATVKKGKPDLRKKVMPAVIVRQRKPWRRKDGVYMYFEDNAGVIVNPKGEMKGSAITGPIGKECADLWPRIASAANAIV, from the exons ATGTCGAAGCGAG GGCGTGGAGGTAGTGCTGGTAACAAGTTCCGGATGTCACTGGGTCTACCAGTGGCAGCCACTGTGAACTGTGCTGATAACACTGGAGCCAAGAACCTGTACATCATTTCTGTGAAGGGAATCAAAGGTCGTCTTAACAGGCTTCCTTCTGCCTGTGTTGGGGACATGGTTATGGCTACTGTGAAGAAGGGAAAGCCTGACCTCAGGAAGAAGGTGATGCCAGCTGTCATTGTGAGGCAGCGCAAGCCATGGCGCCGAAAGGATGGTGTCTACATGTACTTTGAAG ATAATGCTGGAGTGATTGTGAACCCTAAGGGAGAAATGAAAG GTTCTGCCATCACTGGACCTATTGGAAAGGAGTGCGCTGATCTGTGGCCTAGGATTGCTAGTGCCGCAAATGCGATCGTCTAA
- the LOC133920943 gene encoding uncharacterized protein LOC133920943 isoform X1, whose product MGWAHPAVAMEEVLGLVRGFVDVLVLAGGRTSSGSAATWSSDEVKKALRWALFFEEVFKDLRDSGQYEHSANELDAALVDLTSSPEFPKGLADVRSETLSMASMLVIRHFLKPKTMSVENFGALLEAVVEMDIDGICAGGVHTACQEYVKSILDMDLPSLTRTTNTCDVGLPTSSDELYAQSMPMGYSWILVKEFLKGLDSASCTSLAERGLEILLNSVKKNSSDDARNKLCAPSIPKTSQMIDEFVLWKQWRAKCLSYLLDERTVRIVSGARLIFRAPKEQWMRVFEPLKGSTESCQSDLVEIMELCFLGLISRRWSPLIEGFMSHTFDFIPISKQYADLHQLLQGASRDKCQEKLIDLEEKDILEYARQSLQSKPYIFWLLPPVLTAAVTPPGSTLFEIYLAEIDKQFHEAAPANQKCNCRGDQIEQHHSCEIAERIQCLYTFHIQQPRLVVM is encoded by the exons ATGGGGTGGGCGCACCCGGCGGTGGCCATGGAGGAGGTGCTCGGCCTGGTGCGGGGCTTCGTCGAcgtcctcgtcctcgccggCGGCCGCACCTCGTCCGGATCCGCTGCCACTTGGAGCTCCGACGAAGTCAAGAAGGCCCTCCGGTGGGCGCTCTTCTTCGAGGAG GTTTTCAAGGACCTGCGTGACTCGGGCCAGTACGAGCATTCTGCAAATGAGCTCGATGCAGCCCTCGTTGATCTCACTTCAAGTCCGGAGTTCCCAAAG GGTCTTGCTGATGTACGGTCGGAAACGCTATCCATGGCAAGTATGTTGGTTATAAGACATTTTCTGAAACCAAAAACAATGAGTGTAGAGAATTTTGGTGCTCTTCTTGAAGCAGTTGTTGAAATGGATATTGATGGCATTTGTGCTGGTGGTGTGCACACTGCGTGCCAAGAGTACGTGAAGTCGATATTGGATATGGATCTGCCAAGTCTGACACGGACCACGAATACTTGTGATGTTGGACTTCCCACCAGTTCTGATGAACTGTATGCACAATCCATGCCCATGGGTTATTCATGGATTCTAGTTAAAGAATTTCTGAAAGGGTTAGATTCAGCATCTTGTACTTCTTTGGCTGAGAGAGGACTGGAAATACTTCTGAACAGTGTGAAAAAGAACAGCTCTGATGATGCAAGAAATAAGCTGTGCGCTCCATCAATTCCGAA AACATCACAAATGATTGACGAGTTTGTCCTGTGGAAGCAGTGGAGAGCAAAGTGTCTGTCATACTTGCTTGATGAAAGGACCGTTCGGATTGTGTCTGGAGCTAGATTGATCTTTAGAGCTCCCAAAGAGCAGTGGATGAGAGTGTTTGAACCCTTAAAAGGTTCAACAGAATCTTGTCAAAGTGATCTTGTTGAAATCATG GAGCTATGCTTTCTGGGTTTGATTTCAAGGCGATGGAGTCCCTTGATAGAGGGCTTCATGTCGCACACTTTTGATTTCATTCCTATATCCAAGCAGTACGCTGATCTGCACCAGTTGCTTCAGGGAGCTTCTCGGGACAAATGCCAAGAAAAGCTTATTGATTTGGAG GAAAAGGATATTCTTGAGTATGCAAGACAGTCATTACAGAGTAAACCGTATATATTTTGGCTTCTACCTCCAGTCCTTACTGCCGCCGTGACGCCACCAGG GTCAACTTTGTTCGAGATATACCTTGCTGAAATAGATAAGCAATTTCATGAAGCTGCTCCTGCAAATCA aaagtGTAACTGCAGAGGAGATCAAATAGAGCAGCATCATAGCT GTGAGATTGCTGAAAGGATTCAATGTCTCTACACATTCCATATTCAACAACCTCGTCTAGTGGTTATGTAG
- the LOC133920943 gene encoding uncharacterized protein LOC133920943 isoform X2: MGWAHPAVAMEEVLGLVRGFVDVLVLAGGRTSSGSAATWSSDEVKKALRWALFFEEVFKDLRDSGQYEHSANELDAALVDLTSSPEFPKGLADVRSETLSMASMLVIRHFLKPKTMSVENFGALLEAVVEMDIDGICAGGVHTACQEYVKSILDMDLPSLTRTTNTCDVGLPTSSDELYAQSMPMGYSWILVKEFLKGLDSASCTSLAERGLEILLNSVKKNSSDDARNKLCAPSIPKTSQMIDEFVLWKQWRAKCLSYLLDERTVRIVSGARLIFRAPKEQWMRVFEPLKGSTESCQSDLVEIMYADLHQLLQGASRDKCQEKLIDLEEKDILEYARQSLQSKPYIFWLLPPVLTAAVTPPGSTLFEIYLAEIDKQFHEAAPANQKCNCRGDQIEQHHSCEIAERIQCLYTFHIQQPRLVVM; this comes from the exons ATGGGGTGGGCGCACCCGGCGGTGGCCATGGAGGAGGTGCTCGGCCTGGTGCGGGGCTTCGTCGAcgtcctcgtcctcgccggCGGCCGCACCTCGTCCGGATCCGCTGCCACTTGGAGCTCCGACGAAGTCAAGAAGGCCCTCCGGTGGGCGCTCTTCTTCGAGGAG GTTTTCAAGGACCTGCGTGACTCGGGCCAGTACGAGCATTCTGCAAATGAGCTCGATGCAGCCCTCGTTGATCTCACTTCAAGTCCGGAGTTCCCAAAG GGTCTTGCTGATGTACGGTCGGAAACGCTATCCATGGCAAGTATGTTGGTTATAAGACATTTTCTGAAACCAAAAACAATGAGTGTAGAGAATTTTGGTGCTCTTCTTGAAGCAGTTGTTGAAATGGATATTGATGGCATTTGTGCTGGTGGTGTGCACACTGCGTGCCAAGAGTACGTGAAGTCGATATTGGATATGGATCTGCCAAGTCTGACACGGACCACGAATACTTGTGATGTTGGACTTCCCACCAGTTCTGATGAACTGTATGCACAATCCATGCCCATGGGTTATTCATGGATTCTAGTTAAAGAATTTCTGAAAGGGTTAGATTCAGCATCTTGTACTTCTTTGGCTGAGAGAGGACTGGAAATACTTCTGAACAGTGTGAAAAAGAACAGCTCTGATGATGCAAGAAATAAGCTGTGCGCTCCATCAATTCCGAA AACATCACAAATGATTGACGAGTTTGTCCTGTGGAAGCAGTGGAGAGCAAAGTGTCTGTCATACTTGCTTGATGAAAGGACCGTTCGGATTGTGTCTGGAGCTAGATTGATCTTTAGAGCTCCCAAAGAGCAGTGGATGAGAGTGTTTGAACCCTTAAAAGGTTCAACAGAATCTTGTCAAAGTGATCTTGTTGAAATCATG TACGCTGATCTGCACCAGTTGCTTCAGGGAGCTTCTCGGGACAAATGCCAAGAAAAGCTTATTGATTTGGAG GAAAAGGATATTCTTGAGTATGCAAGACAGTCATTACAGAGTAAACCGTATATATTTTGGCTTCTACCTCCAGTCCTTACTGCCGCCGTGACGCCACCAGG GTCAACTTTGTTCGAGATATACCTTGCTGAAATAGATAAGCAATTTCATGAAGCTGCTCCTGCAAATCA aaagtGTAACTGCAGAGGAGATCAAATAGAGCAGCATCATAGCT GTGAGATTGCTGAAAGGATTCAATGTCTCTACACATTCCATATTCAACAACCTCGTCTAGTGGTTATGTAG
- the LOC133920322 gene encoding protein PHOSPHATE STARVATION RESPONSE 2-like isoform X3, which translates to MGTAYSHTSTMNQLHNTRVPTCISSPTVLLPAPSEVTFLSCPERRPSYVDSELPGSSITSFGASVAANATEPSDPDIPLPSMHSSFKGDSSSLTMAFPKVSEQISWNQEPLQGVFDYPTNLDFSDQQNPTTVGQQIQDSITVNPSTHLAKQNEWFPSGSSVQFLGSAGSVLEAVDAITATPQNYCYCHTQSSMPDPFNCDAYCADNLPSSNTTPTKSRIRWTPELHERFVDAINKLGGSEKATPKALQKVMKVEGLTIYHVKSHLQKYRAVQHRSQSSDGACAKRSSQTDEVSLLQLKGTGSIEGLRTQIGLQKQLHEQLEIQRKLQLQVEEHSKYLEMIIAKQSESLKKLGALPGFRDQSQPVLGDSKACEERTVCTNSAELLGK; encoded by the exons ATGGGTACTGCATACAGCCATACATCAACCATGAATCAGCTTCACAATACAAGAGTTCCTACATGTATTTCATCACCTACAGTTTTATTGCCAGCACCCTCAGAAGTGACATTTCTTAGTTGTCCAGAGCGTAGACCATCTTATGTTGACAGCGAGCTGCCTGGTAGTTCTATCACCTCATTCGGTGCTTCTGTGGCAGCAA ATGCTACTGAACCATCAGATCCTGACATTCCATTGccatcaatgcactcatcattCAAGGGTGACTCAAGTTCACTAACGATGGCTTTTCCGAAAGTATCTGAACAGATTAGTTGGAACCAAGAACCACTCCAAGGAGTATTTGATTATCCAACAAATCTTGATTTCTCCGATCAACAAAATCCGACCACTGTTGGCCAACAAATTCAAGACAGCATTACAGTGAATCCTAGCACCCACCTTGCAAAGCAAAATGAGTGGTTTCCATCTGGGAGTTCAGTGCAGTTTCTAGGATCTGCTGGATCTGTGCTGGAG GCAGTTGATGCTATAACTGCAACACCGCAAAATTATTGTTATTGCCATACACAGAGTAGCATGCCTGATCCTTTCAACTGTGATGCATATTGCGCTGATAATCTCCCCTCTTCGAACACCACTCCAACCAAGTCAAGGATACGCTGGACACCTGAGCTCCATGAGCGGTTTGTTGATGCTATTAACAAGCTGGGTGGAAGTGAAA AAGCAACTCCAAAAGCTCTCCAGAAGGTTATGAAGGTCGAAGGGTTAACTATATACCATGTAAAAAGCCATCTACAG AAGTACCGTGCAGTTCAACATCGATCTCAATCATCTGATG GCGCATGTGCAAAGAGAAGCAGCCAAACTGATGAGGTTTCCCTTCTACAATTGAA AGGCACGGGGAGCATTGAAGGATTAAGGACACAGATTGGCTTGCAGAAACAACTTCATGAACAACTTGAG ATCCAAAGAAAATTGCAGTTGCAAGTTGAGGAACACAGCAAGTACCTTGAAATGATAATTGCAAAGCAGAGTGAAAGCCTAAAAAAGCTCGGAGCATTACCAGGTTTTCGAGATCAATCCCAGCCGGTTTTGGGTGACAGTAAAGCATGTGAAGAACGGACGGTATGCACTAATTCAGCAGAACTActgggaaaatga
- the LOC133920322 gene encoding protein PHOSPHATE STARVATION RESPONSE 2-like isoform X2, whose protein sequence is MGTAYSHTSTMNQLHNTRVPTCISSPTVLLPAPSEVTFLSCPERRPSYVDSELPGSSITSFGASVAASNALQSTYATEPSDPDIPLPSMHSSFKGDSSSLTMAFPKVSEQISWNQEPLQGVFDYPTNLDFSDQQNPTTVGQQIQDSITVNPSTHLAKQNEWFPSGSSVQFLGSAGSVLEAVDAITATPQNYCYCHTQSSMPDPFNCDAYCADNLPSSNTTPTKSRIRWTPELHERFVDAINKLGGSEKATPKALQKVMKVEGLTIYHVKSHLQKYRAVQHRSQSSDGACAKRSSQTDEVSLLQLKGTGSIEGLRTQIGLQKQLHEQLEIQRKLQLQVEEHSKYLEMIIAKQSESLKKLGALPGFRDQSQPVLGDSKACEERTVCTNSAELLGK, encoded by the exons ATGGGTACTGCATACAGCCATACATCAACCATGAATCAGCTTCACAATACAAGAGTTCCTACATGTATTTCATCACCTACAGTTTTATTGCCAGCACCCTCAGAAGTGACATTTCTTAGTTGTCCAGAGCGTAGACCATCTTATGTTGACAGCGAGCTGCCTGGTAGTTCTATCACCTCATTCGGTGCTTCTGTGGCAGCAAGTAATGCCCTCCAGTCAACGT ATGCTACTGAACCATCAGATCCTGACATTCCATTGccatcaatgcactcatcattCAAGGGTGACTCAAGTTCACTAACGATGGCTTTTCCGAAAGTATCTGAACAGATTAGTTGGAACCAAGAACCACTCCAAGGAGTATTTGATTATCCAACAAATCTTGATTTCTCCGATCAACAAAATCCGACCACTGTTGGCCAACAAATTCAAGACAGCATTACAGTGAATCCTAGCACCCACCTTGCAAAGCAAAATGAGTGGTTTCCATCTGGGAGTTCAGTGCAGTTTCTAGGATCTGCTGGATCTGTGCTGGAG GCAGTTGATGCTATAACTGCAACACCGCAAAATTATTGTTATTGCCATACACAGAGTAGCATGCCTGATCCTTTCAACTGTGATGCATATTGCGCTGATAATCTCCCCTCTTCGAACACCACTCCAACCAAGTCAAGGATACGCTGGACACCTGAGCTCCATGAGCGGTTTGTTGATGCTATTAACAAGCTGGGTGGAAGTGAAA AAGCAACTCCAAAAGCTCTCCAGAAGGTTATGAAGGTCGAAGGGTTAACTATATACCATGTAAAAAGCCATCTACAG AAGTACCGTGCAGTTCAACATCGATCTCAATCATCTGATG GCGCATGTGCAAAGAGAAGCAGCCAAACTGATGAGGTTTCCCTTCTACAATTGAA AGGCACGGGGAGCATTGAAGGATTAAGGACACAGATTGGCTTGCAGAAACAACTTCATGAACAACTTGAG ATCCAAAGAAAATTGCAGTTGCAAGTTGAGGAACACAGCAAGTACCTTGAAATGATAATTGCAAAGCAGAGTGAAAGCCTAAAAAAGCTCGGAGCATTACCAGGTTTTCGAGATCAATCCCAGCCGGTTTTGGGTGACAGTAAAGCATGTGAAGAACGGACGGTATGCACTAATTCAGCAGAACTActgggaaaatga